TCTTTAAATTAAGATATTAGTATATAGGTATTTATGTGTTTTGACAGAAATAAACACCAAGAATATTTTTTTTCTCAATCATATCGTTTTATGATATTTGTTACAGTTTTATGTTTATCAAGTTGTTTTTCGATGGCAAAAGTTGATGGAGCGAGCTTATTTGTCTTCCTCTAGTTTCTGGAATTCAAATTTATCTTTAATGTATCGGTTAAAGTATCTTCCTTTCGATCCGGAAGCCTTTAACATCTTATACATCTTTTCAGGAACATTTTTGTACAGGTAAATCATATTGGTTACGAAAATGATTTTCAATACTTTAGCTGCTACATCATAACTGAAATATTTAATTACCGATGATGGCATAATCTTCAAGTTTGTGTCTTAAAA
The nucleotide sequence above comes from Pedobacter riviphilus. Encoded proteins:
- a CDS encoding KTSC domain-containing protein yields the protein MPSSVIKYFSYDVAAKVLKIIFVTNMIYLYKNVPEKMYKMLKASGSKGRYFNRYIKDKFEFQKLEEDK